In the genome of Ensifer adhaerens, one region contains:
- a CDS encoding LSU ribosomal protein L17P has product MRHRNSGRKLNRTASHRKAMFANMAASLITHEQIVTTLPKAKDLRPIVEKLVTLGKRGDLHARRQAISQVKDIDAVQKLFDAIATRYASRNGGYLRIMKAGYRQGDNAPLAVIEFVDRDVSAKGAADKARVEAEAAAEAEAA; this is encoded by the coding sequence CGCCATCGCAATTCCGGCCGCAAGCTGAACAGAACCGCCAGCCACCGCAAGGCAATGTTCGCAAACATGGCTGCCTCGCTCATCACGCATGAGCAGATCGTCACCACCCTGCCGAAGGCGAAGGACCTGCGTCCGATCGTCGAGAAGCTGGTTACCCTCGGCAAGCGCGGCGATCTTCATGCTCGTCGCCAGGCCATTTCGCAGGTCAAGGACATCGACGCCGTTCAGAAGCTGTTCGACGCCATTGCCACCCGTTACGCTTCGCGCAACGGCGGCTACCTGCGCATCATGAAGGCCGGCTACCGTCAGGGCGACAACGCTCCGCTCGCCGTCATCGAATTCGTTGACCGCGACGTTTCCGCCAAGGGCGCAGCCGACAAGGCCCGCGTCGAGGCAGAAGCTGCTGCTGAAGCCGAAGCTGCCTGA